Below is a genomic region from Deinococcus koreensis.
CCGTGCAGCGAATGTTTTACGCCCCGACCGGCACCCTCGGGGTACCCATGACCACTCCCTCTGACTCTGGATCAGGAGCGTCCGGCCACGGCACAGGCAGGCCGAACCGGATCGCCCGCGCGGCCCTCGCCCTCACTCTCGCGGGCCTGCTGGGCGCCTGCGGATCGCCCGCAAACCCCGGTTCCGGCCCCTCCGGCGGCCCCGGGCCAGGGCCGACCGACCCCTATGCCGGCGGAAAGACCCACCCCTGGAGCGACGCCGATCCCATGGCAGCCGCAGTTCCCAGTGGCCTGCACGATCTGGACACCTTGCCTTCCCTCTCTGCCAGCAACAGCTGGGGGCCTATAGAGAAGAACCTCAGCAATGGCGAGCAGGGGAAAGGAGACGGCCGACCCCTGAGCGTGGGGGGCGAGACGTTCGCCAGGGGCCTGGGGATGCACGCCCAGGGCCAGATCCGCTACCGGCTGGACGGACGCTGCACGTCGCTGACGGCCAGGGTTGGGATAGACGATGAGGTGGGCAACCGGGGCAGCGCCGCCTTCCTGGTCTCCGGAGACGGCGTCAGACTGTTCGACAGCGGCCTTCGCCGGGGCGGCGAGAGAGCCCTGGGGCTGACCGTCAGGCTGAGCGGAGTCAGGGAGCTGACCCTGACAGTCACCGACGGTGGCGACGGGATCGCCTACGACCACGCGGACTGGGCCGCCGCGACCCTGGACTGCCGGGTCAGCCCCCCGCCCCCCGCGCCGAGCGCGTTCACGTACGCCGCCGTGGCCGCCCAGCCCGACCGGGTCTCCGAGGCCCAGGGCGAGGTCGTCGGCGGCCGGCTCTACGTGTTCGGCGGCTTCGACAGCCGCAAGCCCTGCTGCACCCCGACCGACCGGGCGCAGGTGTACGACCCGGCCACCGACGCCTGGACACCCCTTCCCGCCGTGCCCGGGCGGGGCATGACCCACGCGGGCATGACCACGGATGGCACGGACATCTTCTTCGCCGGTGGCTATGTGGCGAACAGCGCCTGGACGGCCCAGGTGTACGGCACGCGGGCCGTCTGGCGCTACAACGTGGCGGGCCGCAGCTACAGCCGTCTGCCGGATCTGCCGGTCGACACCGCCGCCGGCCAGCTGGAGGAGCTGAACGGCGACCTGCACTACTTCGGGGGCACGAATCCGGAGCGCACCAGGGATCTGGGCGACCACTATGTCCTAAAAGCGGGCACCAGCGCCTGGACACCGGCGGCGCCGCTCCCCCTTCCCCGGCACCACCTGGCGTCGGCGGTGGTCGGCGGCCGGATCTACGCCATCGGTGGGCAGGTCGGGCACGACTCCAAGCTGGTCACCCAGGCTGCCGCGCATGTCTACGACCCGGCCACGGACGCCTGGAGTGCCCTGGCGCCGCTTCCCCGCGCCCGCAGCCACATGGGCAACTCGACCTTCCTGCTGGCCGGGAGGATCGTGGTGGCCGGCGGCGAAACCAGCCACGACGTCCCCATGACCGACGTGACGGCCTACGACCCCGCAAAGAACACCTGGACGCCCATGAGTCCGCTGCCCCAGGCGCGGGCCTCGGGAGTCGCGGGCGCGATCGGGACGGGCTTCGTGTTCACGGGAGGCACCTCCACCGCCACCGGGTGGAAGGCCACGCCGACGCCCTGAGCGAGGTGGCCTCCAGACACTCTCCAGGAGATTCGAGCGCCGGCATCCCACGCACATTGGGGGGCCGGCGTCAGCTTTTCCCTTCTGCAGAGGTCGACCAGCTGGTTCCTGCGGCATGACTGCCTTCTGAGGCCCGACGGGGGCCGTGGAGGGCATCCAGGGACTCCGATTCCCCTTCACCAGTTCTGGCGACCTGAGCACTCACGAGGAGACCCTCCGCAAACCGCCGCCTCCCCGAGCGAGGTGCGAAGTCGGGAACAGAGTTGACATGAAAAAACGAACCCGGAGGCTTACCCTCAGGGTTCATTCTTCTTCTGGTGGAGCTGAGCGGGATCGAACCGCTGACCTTCTGAATGCCATTCAGACGCGCTCCCAGCTGCGCCACAGCCCCTCTTTTTCCTGCGCCCTTTCTTCGGGCTCAGCTAGGTTAACAGCGCCCCCCTAAGTTGTCAACAGGGCACGCAACCCGGTCAGGGGGCGACCTGGGCATGACGGGCAGCCAGCCCCACGTACCCCTCAATCAGGTGGATGATGACCGGGTTGTGGGTGTGGACGCCGTGCGCCTCGCCCACGCCTGTCTCGTCGATGAAATGGGCGATGACGGCGGCCTCGCCGTCGCGGGCCAGCAGGAAGGCGCGCTGGCCCTGGGCCGCGATGCTGGGCAGATCCGCGAGTGCGCTCACATGCAGATCCACGCCGCGTGGGGTCAGCCGTTCCAGGCGACCCGAAAGGGCCGTGTCGCCCGCCATATGCAGGCTGCGGCGGGCGTTGAGGGTCAGATCCTCACACAGACTGCGGATGGCGGCTTCCCCGTAGAGGTGGTAGACGGCTTCGGGGGCCGGGTCGGGGGCCAGCCGGGTCAGATCGCGCTCCAGGGCGCCCAGCCGGTCGTCGAAGGAGCGGCGGGCCCGCGACAGATATTCACGGGCGCTCAGCGGCGCGTATTCCAGGGGGTTCTGACCGACCTTGGCGGCCAGGCCCCGCCCTTCCAGTCGTTCCAGGGTCTCGTAGATCTTGGGGCGCGGAATCCCCGCCTGACGCGCGACCCGGGCCGGCACCGCCCGCCCGAGCGCGAGGAGCGCCGTGTAGGCGCGGGCCTCGTATTCGGTGAGGCCCAGCGCTTGAAGATGGATCACA
It encodes:
- a CDS encoding NPCBM/NEW2 domain-containing protein; the encoded protein is MTTPSDSGSGASGHGTGRPNRIARAALALTLAGLLGACGSPANPGSGPSGGPGPGPTDPYAGGKTHPWSDADPMAAAVPSGLHDLDTLPSLSASNSWGPIEKNLSNGEQGKGDGRPLSVGGETFARGLGMHAQGQIRYRLDGRCTSLTARVGIDDEVGNRGSAAFLVSGDGVRLFDSGLRRGGERALGLTVRLSGVRELTLTVTDGGDGIAYDHADWAAATLDCRVSPPPPAPSAFTYAAVAAQPDRVSEAQGEVVGGRLYVFGGFDSRKPCCTPTDRAQVYDPATDAWTPLPAVPGRGMTHAGMTTDGTDIFFAGGYVANSAWTAQVYGTRAVWRYNVAGRSYSRLPDLPVDTAAGQLEELNGDLHYFGGTNPERTRDLGDHYVLKAGTSAWTPAAPLPLPRHHLASAVVGGRIYAIGGQVGHDSKLVTQAAAHVYDPATDAWSALAPLPRARSHMGNSTFLLAGRIVVAGGETSHDVPMTDVTAYDPAKNTWTPMSPLPQARASGVAGAIGTGFVFTGGTSTATGWKATPTP
- a CDS encoding TrmB family transcriptional regulator produces the protein MSAVIHLQALGLTEYEARAYTALLALGRAVPARVARQAGIPRPKIYETLERLEGRGLAAKVGQNPLEYAPLSAREYLSRARRSFDDRLGALERDLTRLAPDPAPEAVYHLYGEAAIRSLCEDLTLNARRSLHMAGDTALSGRLERLTPRGVDLHVSALADLPSIAAQGQRAFLLARDGEAAVIAHFIDETGVGEAHGVHTHNPVIIHLIEGYVGLAARHAQVAP